The Tursiops truncatus isolate mTurTru1 chromosome X, mTurTru1.mat.Y, whole genome shotgun sequence DNA segment AATATAcacaatattcaaaatatatttaggtTAGGGTTGCAACTATGCATAAGCTAGACCTCTCCTATGTTCTGATTTGTGGAAAGCAGAAAAGTTCAGCTGCCCGAAGATACACCTATTATTTGTCTGCTGAGGGCTCCCTGAAGACTCTTTAGAAAGGAGGTAGAGGAGGGAAACAGAGGAATTCATTATCAGAGATTATATATTATCAATCTAGCATAGTTCATTGTTAGATTAGCTAGCCTAGCAGGTTGGAAGGTTCAAAGAGAATGGGACACTGAGTCAATATACTTTGATTGTGGGAAAGGCTCAGTAGGAAAGATTGAGTACATTGGAGCTCTTCCAGGGAAGCTGACCTAGATGGAACAACTTAATTAGGGTAATTAGGAAACTGGATGATAGCTAGAGGGCATCAGTAAGTTGAAAGAATATTGATGCCATGAATACATCACCTCTATTCTATTAATATCTTTGTCCCAGTTCAATTCTgtttcaacaaatacatatttagccattaaaatatagatatataaagcATGCCTTTACATTTCCATATCACTCAACACATTAATAGTTAAGTACTCATTGTTTTTACCTGTTAAATTCAATTTCTACTGATGAGTATCTTTTATATCTCCGTGATTGGTCATGAGATCTCTCTGATTGACCATGAAATCTCCCTGTTTGGCCATAAGATCTCCCTGATAGGACATTAGATATCTTTGAATCGTCATGAGATCTCTCTGAGTGACTGTGGAATCTCTCAGAGCAGTCAGGCGATCTCTCCGACTGGTCATGAGATCTTTCTGTATAGCTACGAGATCTCTTTAATTGGCCATGAGATCTCTTTGATTGACCATGAAATCTCTCTGATCGGCCATGAGATCTTGCTGATCGACCACGAGATCTTTCTGATCGACCACGAGATCTCTCTGATTGGCCACGAGCTCTTTCTGATTGACCACGAGATCTTTCTGATTGACCACGAGATCTTTCTGATTGACCATGAGATCTCTCTGATTGGCTACAAGATCTTTCTGATTGACAATGAGATCTCTCTGCTTGGCCATGAGATCTTTCTGATTGACGATGAGATCTCTCTAATTGGCCATGAGATCTTTCTGATTGACGATGAGATCTCTCTTTTTGACCACGAGATCTTTCTGATTGACGATGAGATCTGTCTGATTGGCTACGAGATCTTTCTGATTGACGATGAGAACTCTCTGCTTGGCCATGAGATCTTTCTGATTGATGATGAGATCTCTCTTTTCGGCCATGAGATCTTTCTGATTGACGATGAGATCTCTCTGCTTGGCCATGAGATCTCTTTGAGTGGCCTCGAGATCTCTCTGAATAGTGTTGATTTTCTTCTGATTGGCCTTGAGATCCTTCTGATTGATGTTGGTTCCTCTCTGATTGGCCTTGATTCATCACTGCTTGGGCTTTAGAATTTTCATTGCACTTCTCCTGCAAAGAACcgcaattttgaaaaacaaatgaaacatatACCCTATTGATTTCATTAACTCATAATGATATTTTATTAAGCCCATTTCTATGGGAAACTCTTTTTTTAGAATTCCACtg contains these protein-coding regions:
- the LUZP4 gene encoding LOW QUALITY PROTEIN: leucine zipper protein 4 (The sequence of the model RefSeq protein was modified relative to this genomic sequence to represent the inferred CDS: deleted 1 base in 1 codon; substituted 1 base at 1 genomic stop codon) yields the protein MATTKGPRVDISPSPELYEEPEPWYQQRLLVPICLLGESRQIWRLQIRISHSAIRAPAVVLDRQREKLRQVRGLKRLWDDIIILRKIGMDTEEIKNEIQNDKKNTSVSRQQSNADKHHQQRGYSRFINNVEERNDEKPNGETFGFESGQSSLNRQPLKKQEKCNENSKAQAVMNQGQSERNQHQSEGSQDQSERSHGQAESSHRQSERSRSQSDRSHRQSERSRGQKERSHRQSERSHGQLERSHRQSERSHGQAERSHCQSERSCSQSERSHGQSERSRGQSEDLVVNQKELVANQRDLVVDQKDLVVDQQDLMADQRDFMVNQRDLMANXRDLVGQSERSHDQSRRYKRYSSGKSTVTHS